A single Phoenix dactylifera cultivar Barhee BC4 chromosome 1, palm_55x_up_171113_PBpolish2nd_filt_p, whole genome shotgun sequence DNA region contains:
- the LOC103714244 gene encoding CBL-interacting protein kinase 6, giving the protein MEDVAPPLPAAEGKSVLHGRYELGRVLGHGTFAKVYLARNLRTGKSVAMKVVGKEKVIRVGMMEQVKREISVMKMVTHPNIVELHEVMATRSKIFFAMELVRGGELFSRITRAGRLREEAARHYFRQLISAVDFCHSRGVYHRDLKPENLLLDDGGNLKVADFGLSAFADHVRSDGLLHTTCGTPAYVAPEVIGKKGYDGAKADLWSCGVILFVLLAGFLPFQDENLVSMYKKIHRGDFRCPPWFSSDARRVVTKLLDPNPSTRITVAKLVETPWFKKSPILKPVVAPAAAAEEKVKKGKEKEKEKEKEEPERLNAFHLISLSEGFDLSPLFEQGGGRREEGMRFATREPASEVISLLEGVAARAAGRYRVTKSGATGVRLEGKQLGRKGRLAVAAEFFTVEPSVLVVDVRKDAGDTLEYQNFCSNELRPALSDIVWAASDSPTTTAV; this is encoded by the coding sequence ATGGAGGATGTGGCGCCGCCGTTGCCGGCGGCGGAGGGGAAGAGTGTCCTCCACGGTCGGTACGAACTCGGGCGCGTGCTCGGGCATGGGACCTTTGCGAAAGTCTACCTCGCCCGGAATCTCCGGACCGGGAAGAGCGTGGCGATGAAGGTGGTGGGGAAGGAGAAGGTGATCCGGGTGGGGATGATGGAGCAGGTGAAACGCGAGATATCGGTGATGAAAATGGTGACCCACCCCAACATCGTGGAGCTCCACGAGGTCATGGCCACCCGGTCTAAGATCTTTTTCGCTATGGAGCTCGTCCGCGGCGGCGAGCTCTTCTCCCGGATCACCCGTGCCGGCCGCCTCCGGGAGGAAGCCGCCCGCCACTACTTCCGGCAGCTCATCTCCGCCGTCGACTTCTGCCACAGCCGCGGCGTCTACCACCGGGACCTCAAGCCCGAAAACCTCCTCCTCGACGACGGCGGCAACCTCAAGGTCGCCGACTTCGGCCTCAGCGCCTTCGCCGACCACGTCCGCTCCGATGGCCTCCTCCACACCACCTGCGGCACTCCGGCTTACGTCGCGCCGGAGGTGATCGGGAAGAAGGGATACGATGGCGCCAAGGCCGACCTCTGGTCATGCGGAGTCATCCTCTTCGTCCTCCTCGCTGGGTTCCTCCCCTTCCAGGACGAGAACCTCGTCTCCATGTACAAGAAAATCCACCGCGGGGACTTCCGCTGCCCGCCGTGGTTCTCGTCGGACGCCCGCCGGGTCGTCACCAAGCTCCTCGATCCGAACCCCAGCACCCGGATCACGGTGGCCAAGCTGGTCGAGACCCCCTGGTTCAAGAAATCGCCGATCCTGAAGCCAGTGGTtgcgccggcggcggcggcagagGAGAAGGTTAAGAaggggaaggagaaggagaaggagaaggagaaggaggagccggagaggctGAATGCTTTCCATCTGATCTCGCTCTCGGAGGGGTTCGATCTGTCGCCGCTTTTCGAGCAGGGCGgggggaggagagaggaggggaTGCGGTTCGCTACCAGGGAACCGGCGAGCGAGGTGATCTCACTGCTGGAGGGGGTGGCGGCGCGGGCGGCGGGGCGTTACCGGGTGACGAAGAGCGGGGCGACGGGGGTGCGGCTGGAGGGGAAGCAGCTGGGGAGGAAGGGGAGGCTCGCGGTGGCGGCGGAATTCTTCACGGTGGAGCCGTCGGTCCTAGTGGTGGACGTCCGGAAGGACGCCGGCGACACCCTCGAATACCAGAACTTCTGCAGCAACGAGCTCCGCCCCGCCCTCAGCGACATCGTTTGGGCCGCCTCCGACTCCCCGACCACCACGGCCGTCTGA